One Primulina huaijiensis isolate GDHJ02 chromosome 8, ASM1229523v2, whole genome shotgun sequence genomic region harbors:
- the LOC140983196 gene encoding uncharacterized protein isoform X3, producing the protein MKRLTTNSDCCSFKTEQRHVTLYMTAVASFSSLVQKPTIKIYPDQGLQVRLSGSGANAIPPTTLSPTLMLLEWRCERAHDSPYEVEITIPIENYDPIQFTFAKMCEQRQKDDGEATRGWAIFGILSCVFIVVFTVFCCGGFIYRTRVENMRGLDALPGMATLSACLETVSNGVGQGYTRPADARNPFVNETSWEEQQGTSTQGTWRRSERTYGSI; encoded by the exons ATGAAAAGGCTTACAACGAATTCAG ATTGCTGCAGCTTCAAAACTGAGCAAAGACATGTTACTCTATATATGACTGCAGTTGCTTCCTTCTCCAGTCTAGTGCAAAAGCCAACGATTAAG ATTTATCCTGACCAAGGATTGCAAGTTCGGTTGTCCGGCTCAGGAGCAAATGCCATCCCACCTACTACTTTGTCTCCCACATTGATGCTTTTGGAATGGAGAT GTGAAAGGGCCCATGATTCACCTTATGAAGTTGAAATTACCATTCCGATAGAGAATTACGACCCAATTCAGTTTACCTTTGCAAAAATGTGTG AACAACGACAAAAAGATGATGGAGAAGCTACAAGAGGATGGGCTATATTCGGGATCCTATCTTGCGT ATTCATCGTAGTCTTTACGGTGTTCTGTTGTGGAGGGTTTATCTACAGGACTCGAGTAGAAAACATG CGTGGCCTAGATGCACTCCCAGGGATGGCAACTTTATCAGCATGTTTGGAAACT GTGAGTAATGGAGTTGGGCAAGGCTATACACGACCAGCTGATGCTAGAAATCCTTTTGTGAATGAAACTTCATGGGAGGAGCAGCAGGGAACTTCCACACAAGGAACATGGAGACGAAGTGAGAGAACATATGGATCCATTTGA
- the LOC140983196 gene encoding uncharacterized protein isoform X1: MKRLTTNSGNKIIHLRHLRSCILEICYCFLFKTEQRHVTLYMTAVASFSSLVQKPTIKIYPDQGLQVRLSGSGANAIPPTTLSPTLMLLEWRCERAHDSPYEVEITIPIENYDPIQFTFAKMCEQRQKDDGEATRGWAIFGILSCVFIVVFTVFCCGGFIYRTRVENMRGLDALPGMATLSACLETVSNGVGQGYTRPADARNPFVNETSWEEQQGTSTQGTWRRSERTYGSI, from the exons ATGAAAAGGCTTACAACGAATTCAG GAAATAAGATCATTCACCTTCGTCATTTGCGAAGTTGCATCTTGGAAATTTGTTACTGTTTTCT CTTCAAAACTGAGCAAAGACATGTTACTCTATATATGACTGCAGTTGCTTCCTTCTCCAGTCTAGTGCAAAAGCCAACGATTAAG ATTTATCCTGACCAAGGATTGCAAGTTCGGTTGTCCGGCTCAGGAGCAAATGCCATCCCACCTACTACTTTGTCTCCCACATTGATGCTTTTGGAATGGAGAT GTGAAAGGGCCCATGATTCACCTTATGAAGTTGAAATTACCATTCCGATAGAGAATTACGACCCAATTCAGTTTACCTTTGCAAAAATGTGTG AACAACGACAAAAAGATGATGGAGAAGCTACAAGAGGATGGGCTATATTCGGGATCCTATCTTGCGT ATTCATCGTAGTCTTTACGGTGTTCTGTTGTGGAGGGTTTATCTACAGGACTCGAGTAGAAAACATG CGTGGCCTAGATGCACTCCCAGGGATGGCAACTTTATCAGCATGTTTGGAAACT GTGAGTAATGGAGTTGGGCAAGGCTATACACGACCAGCTGATGCTAGAAATCCTTTTGTGAATGAAACTTCATGGGAGGAGCAGCAGGGAACTTCCACACAAGGAACATGGAGACGAAGTGAGAGAACATATGGATCCATTTGA
- the LOC140983196 gene encoding uncharacterized protein isoform X2 gives MTQLGYEKAYNEFSFKTEQRHVTLYMTAVASFSSLVQKPTIKIYPDQGLQVRLSGSGANAIPPTTLSPTLMLLEWRCERAHDSPYEVEITIPIENYDPIQFTFAKMCEQRQKDDGEATRGWAIFGILSCVFIVVFTVFCCGGFIYRTRVENMRGLDALPGMATLSACLETVSNGVGQGYTRPADARNPFVNETSWEEQQGTSTQGTWRRSERTYGSI, from the exons ATGACTCAGTTAGGATATGAAAAGGCTTACAACGAATTCAG CTTCAAAACTGAGCAAAGACATGTTACTCTATATATGACTGCAGTTGCTTCCTTCTCCAGTCTAGTGCAAAAGCCAACGATTAAG ATTTATCCTGACCAAGGATTGCAAGTTCGGTTGTCCGGCTCAGGAGCAAATGCCATCCCACCTACTACTTTGTCTCCCACATTGATGCTTTTGGAATGGAGAT GTGAAAGGGCCCATGATTCACCTTATGAAGTTGAAATTACCATTCCGATAGAGAATTACGACCCAATTCAGTTTACCTTTGCAAAAATGTGTG AACAACGACAAAAAGATGATGGAGAAGCTACAAGAGGATGGGCTATATTCGGGATCCTATCTTGCGT ATTCATCGTAGTCTTTACGGTGTTCTGTTGTGGAGGGTTTATCTACAGGACTCGAGTAGAAAACATG CGTGGCCTAGATGCACTCCCAGGGATGGCAACTTTATCAGCATGTTTGGAAACT GTGAGTAATGGAGTTGGGCAAGGCTATACACGACCAGCTGATGCTAGAAATCCTTTTGTGAATGAAACTTCATGGGAGGAGCAGCAGGGAACTTCCACACAAGGAACATGGAGACGAAGTGAGAGAACATATGGATCCATTTGA